One genomic window of Prochlorococcus sp. MIT 0801 includes the following:
- the hemL gene encoding glutamate-1-semialdehyde 2,1-aminomutase, whose protein sequence is MTDALNTKRSEEIFGAAKDLMPGGVSSPVRAFKSVEGDPIVFDRVKGPYAWDVDGNRYIDYVGSWGPAICGHAHPEVIAALQETLEKGTSFGAPCFLENKLAEMVIDAVPSVEMVRFVNSGTEACMAVLRLMRAFTGRDKVIKFEGCYHGHADMFLVKAGSGVATLGLPDSPGVPRSTTANTLTAPYNDLEAVKELFAENPDAISGVILEPVVGNAGFITPEPGFLEGLREVTRENGALLVFDEVMTGFRISYGGAQERFGVTPDLTTLGKVIGGGLPVGAYGGRKEIMSMVSPSGPMYQAGTLSGNPLAMTAGIKTLELLKQEGTYEKLEALTKKLVDGIVKAAKESNFAIHGQSISAMFGFYLCEGPVRNFEEAKSTDSELFSKLHRIMLQKGIYLAPSAFEAGFTSLAHSEDDITSTIKAFQESFSEIK, encoded by the coding sequence GTGACAGACGCGTTGAACACAAAAAGATCTGAAGAGATTTTTGGTGCTGCCAAAGATTTGATGCCTGGTGGAGTCAGTTCACCTGTAAGAGCTTTCAAATCTGTTGAGGGAGATCCAATCGTTTTTGATCGAGTTAAAGGTCCTTATGCCTGGGATGTTGATGGAAACAGATACATCGATTATGTTGGCAGCTGGGGACCAGCGATTTGTGGACATGCCCACCCCGAGGTAATTGCAGCCCTTCAAGAGACACTTGAGAAAGGCACAAGTTTTGGAGCGCCTTGTTTTCTCGAGAACAAGCTTGCTGAGATGGTTATAGATGCTGTCCCAAGCGTTGAGATGGTCCGGTTTGTCAATAGCGGAACGGAAGCTTGTATGGCAGTTCTTCGGCTAATGAGAGCTTTTACTGGCAGGGATAAAGTTATCAAGTTCGAGGGTTGCTATCACGGGCATGCAGATATGTTTTTGGTGAAAGCTGGTTCAGGAGTAGCAACACTTGGGTTACCAGACTCACCAGGTGTGCCAAGAAGTACAACCGCCAATACACTTACTGCTCCTTATAACGATCTTGAAGCTGTAAAAGAGCTTTTCGCTGAAAACCCAGATGCTATTTCTGGAGTCATCCTTGAGCCTGTTGTAGGGAATGCAGGCTTTATCACCCCTGAACCTGGTTTTTTAGAAGGATTAAGAGAGGTAACGCGAGAGAATGGAGCTCTTTTAGTTTTTGATGAAGTAATGACTGGTTTTAGAATCAGCTATGGAGGTGCCCAAGAGCGTTTTGGAGTAACTCCTGACTTAACCACTTTGGGCAAGGTGATTGGAGGAGGACTTCCAGTAGGAGCCTATGGAGGTCGCAAGGAGATCATGTCAATGGTTTCGCCTTCTGGTCCTATGTATCAAGCCGGTACGTTAAGCGGCAATCCTCTAGCCATGACAGCTGGTATAAAAACTCTTGAGCTCCTCAAACAAGAAGGTACCTATGAAAAATTAGAAGCTCTTACGAAAAAGCTTGTCGATGGAATCGTTAAAGCTGCTAAAGAATCAAACTTTGCCATTCATGGTCAAAGCATTAGCGCTATGTTTGGTTTTTATCTCTGTGAAGGACCAGTTAGAAACTTTGAAGAAGCTAAATCTACTGATAGTGAGCTTTTCAGCAAACTGCATAGAATCATGCTTCAAAAAGGGATTTACTTAGCTCCAAGTGCATTTGAAGCTGGCTTTACCTCACTCGCACATTCTGAAGATGATATAACTTCCACAATAAAAGCTTTTCAAGAAAGCTTTTCTGAAATTAAATAA
- a CDS encoding prohibitin family protein produces the protein MTTPFRNVTPNGPGSTTTLLLVLGFTGFLFLTQAFFVVPAGQVSVVTTLGKVSGGSRKPGLNFKVPFVQNTYPFNVQTQVRPEKFDSLTKDLQVISATATVKYALKPNEAGRVFKTISYNDREIYNRIIQPSLLKALKSVFSKYELVTIASSWSDISELVEDTVAEELNKFDYVDVQSLDLTGLTIADEYRAAIEEKQIAEQKLLRAQTEVKIAEQEALRYDTLNKSLDDQVLFKLFLDKWNGETQVVPSLPGTTSGNVPVIVGGRNR, from the coding sequence ATGACAACTCCATTTCGTAATGTGACTCCGAATGGACCTGGTAGTACAACAACTCTTCTACTTGTCCTTGGCTTTACTGGTTTTTTATTTCTTACTCAAGCATTCTTTGTCGTCCCCGCTGGTCAGGTTTCAGTAGTAACGACATTAGGGAAAGTAAGCGGTGGATCACGTAAACCTGGTTTGAATTTCAAAGTTCCTTTTGTACAAAATACCTATCCATTTAACGTTCAAACTCAAGTTAGACCTGAAAAATTTGATTCATTAACAAAAGATTTGCAAGTTATTTCTGCAACCGCCACTGTTAAATATGCTCTAAAACCCAATGAGGCTGGAAGAGTCTTTAAAACTATCTCTTATAACGATAGAGAGATTTATAACAGGATAATTCAACCATCACTACTTAAAGCCCTTAAGTCAGTCTTCTCAAAGTATGAGTTGGTAACCATAGCTAGTTCTTGGAGTGATATTTCAGAATTAGTTGAGGATACGGTTGCAGAGGAACTAAATAAGTTTGACTATGTGGATGTTCAATCTCTTGATTTAACTGGTTTAACAATTGCAGATGAATATCGAGCAGCTATTGAAGAAAAACAAATTGCAGAGCAAAAACTTTTAAGAGCTCAAACTGAAGTTAAAATTGCTGAGCAAGAAGCTCTCAGATACGACACATTAAATAAAAGTCTTGATGATCAAGTTCTTTTTAAATTGTTTTTAGATAAGTGGAATGGTGAGACACAAGTTGTTCCTTCTTTGCCAGGAACTACCTCAGGAAATGTTCCAGTTATTGTAGGGGGAAGAAATAGATAG
- a CDS encoding YajQ family cyclic di-GMP-binding protein: MPSSYSFDVVSEFDQQELVNAIDQLRREVDQRYDLKDSKTKIDIKEDELSIISLSDMTIESVKDILLQKATKRNLSLKIFDFQKIEIIGGNMVMQIVKLRKGLSQETSKKLSKLVRDNMKKVTASIQGESLRITGKNKDDLQSAISLIKTMEDELDIAIQFQNYR; encoded by the coding sequence ATGCCCTCTTCTTATTCTTTTGATGTGGTTTCAGAATTTGATCAGCAGGAATTAGTAAATGCTATTGATCAATTGAGGAGAGAAGTTGATCAAAGGTATGATCTAAAAGACTCAAAGACAAAAATAGACATTAAAGAAGATGAACTATCAATTATTTCTCTTAGCGATATGACAATTGAATCAGTAAAGGATATTTTATTACAAAAAGCTACTAAAAGAAATTTATCCTTAAAGATATTTGATTTTCAAAAGATTGAAATTATAGGAGGAAACATGGTAATGCAAATTGTTAAATTAAGGAAAGGACTGTCTCAAGAAACTTCAAAAAAATTAAGTAAGTTAGTTCGAGATAATATGAAGAAAGTAACTGCATCAATTCAGGGAGAAAGTTTGAGAATCACAGGTAAAAATAAAGATGATTTGCAATCTGCAATTAGTTTAATTAAGACAATGGAGGATGAATTGGATATAGCTATTCAATTTCAAAATTATAGATAG
- a CDS encoding SDR family oxidoreductase: protein MTKRLSDNSRFKGLKIAITGSNGSLGKALIEVLKKKGAYVIGLTHDRRNNSNAEGGEPDEWILWSCGKERLLSSRLAKIDILILNHGFNPKGMIESNEINKALEINSLSHLRLVEIFEDLALSNNLNKQNSKEVWINTSEAEIQIAFSPVYEITKRLIGELISLKKSKLLMDKRNYFIIKKLILGPFKSKLNPQGIMSPEFVAKKIIQKAEKEAYLVIVSPNPLTHLIMPFVESIRILYSRLINKIYSNTPL, encoded by the coding sequence GTGACCAAAAGATTGTCAGACAACTCAAGGTTTAAAGGTTTAAAAATTGCCATAACAGGTTCGAATGGAAGCCTAGGCAAAGCACTTATTGAGGTGCTGAAAAAAAAAGGGGCTTATGTAATTGGTTTAACTCATGACAGAAGAAATAATAGTAACGCGGAAGGAGGCGAACCTGATGAATGGATTCTCTGGTCCTGTGGAAAAGAAAGACTCCTTTCAAGCCGTCTCGCTAAAATTGATATTTTAATACTTAATCATGGATTTAATCCAAAAGGAATGATTGAATCAAATGAAATAAATAAAGCCTTAGAAATCAATTCCCTTAGTCATTTGAGATTAGTAGAAATATTTGAGGATTTAGCACTATCAAATAATTTAAATAAGCAAAATTCGAAGGAAGTATGGATAAATACATCTGAAGCAGAGATTCAAATAGCTTTTAGTCCGGTATACGAAATAACTAAACGTCTAATAGGTGAACTTATAAGTTTAAAAAAAAGCAAATTATTAATGGATAAAAGGAATTATTTTATTATCAAAAAATTAATTTTAGGTCCTTTTAAATCGAAATTAAACCCACAAGGAATAATGAGCCCTGAATTTGTAGCAAAAAAAATAATCCAAAAAGCAGAAAAAGAGGCTTACCTAGTCATAGTATCCCCTAATCCATTAACACATTTAATAATGCCATTCGTTGAATCAATTAGAATATTATATTCACGATTAATCAATAAAATTTACTCAAACACTCCCCTTTAA
- a CDS encoding phosphotransacetylase family protein: MSKTFLIGSCEPFSGKSALVLGIARNLIASNHVVRFGKPLATSLELNVSERGDIQDMIDDDVRFVGETLQLSAENLIPSIQFLAASTASERIQENILDPGIKFDEFHQSLDSSSDAINILEAAGSLHEGLLYGLSLTQLAKRLNAKVLLAHFWQDSRSVEALLEAKNQLGDHLSGVVLNAVNPDQIKDIKENIVPSLKALGLDVFGVMPRSPLLRSVTVEELVRRLNARVICCSDRLELMVETLSIGAMSVNSAMEFFRKRRNMAVVTGADRTDIQLAALEASTQCLILTGAGEPLPQLINRSEELDVPLLKVDRDTLSTVEVIEQAFGHVRLHETVKATYAFRLVQEHCELDRILKTLGISS, encoded by the coding sequence ATGAGCAAGACCTTTCTAATTGGATCATGTGAACCATTTAGCGGTAAGTCGGCATTAGTTCTTGGCATAGCAAGAAATTTAATTGCTTCAAATCATGTGGTTAGATTTGGTAAACCATTAGCCACAAGCCTTGAATTAAATGTCTCTGAAAGAGGAGACATTCAAGATATGATCGATGATGATGTTAGGTTCGTTGGGGAGACATTACAATTATCTGCTGAGAATTTAATTCCTTCCATTCAATTTTTGGCGGCTTCTACTGCTAGCGAGAGGATTCAAGAGAATATCTTAGATCCGGGGATAAAATTTGATGAGTTCCATCAATCTCTTGATTCTTCTAGTGATGCTATCAATATTCTTGAAGCAGCAGGTAGTTTGCATGAGGGACTATTGTATGGATTAAGTCTCACTCAACTTGCGAAACGTTTAAACGCTAAGGTTTTACTTGCTCATTTCTGGCAGGATAGTAGAAGTGTTGAAGCTTTACTGGAGGCTAAAAATCAGCTAGGAGATCATCTCAGTGGTGTTGTCTTAAATGCTGTTAACCCTGATCAAATCAAAGATATTAAAGAAAATATAGTTCCATCTCTTAAGGCATTAGGTTTAGATGTATTTGGAGTAATGCCTAGGTCTCCTTTGTTGAGGAGTGTCACTGTTGAAGAATTGGTGAGACGTTTAAATGCTCGAGTTATTTGTTGCTCTGACAGGCTTGAGTTAATGGTTGAGACATTAAGTATTGGAGCAATGAGTGTTAATTCTGCAATGGAATTTTTTCGAAAAAGGCGCAATATGGCCGTAGTGACTGGAGCAGATCGAACAGATATCCAATTGGCGGCTTTGGAAGCGTCGACTCAATGTCTAATATTGACAGGTGCTGGCGAACCATTACCACAATTGATTAACAGATCAGAAGAGTTAGATGTTCCATTGCTAAAAGTCGATAGAGATACTCTTTCAACAGTTGAGGTTATTGAACAAGCATTTGGTCATGTTCGTCTTCATGAGACAGTCAAAGCTACTTATGCTTTTCGATTAGTACAAGAACATTGTGAACTTGATCGAATCTTAAAAACTTTAGGAATTTCTTCTTGA
- a CDS encoding DNA recombination-mediator protein A yields MSLSRSLDLPALGRVDTLAQELALLKNEGKRRIAFLGSRHVPVVSIHIVELIARSLAQEGHSIITSGSQGVNAAVIRAVLDVNPSLLTVLLPQSLDRQTAEVKDLLGSVLHLIEKEDNNDFPLPMASSLCNQEIINRCDQLICFAFHDSETLLSSCHSAEDMGKVVSLMFFD; encoded by the coding sequence ATGTCCTTGAGCCGATCACTCGATCTTCCTGCATTGGGACGAGTTGATACTCTCGCTCAGGAATTGGCCTTGTTGAAAAACGAGGGAAAAAGAAGAATTGCTTTTTTAGGTAGTCGGCATGTACCTGTCGTTTCTATTCATATAGTTGAATTAATAGCTAGGTCTTTGGCTCAAGAGGGCCATTCTATAATCACTTCAGGTTCTCAAGGTGTAAATGCTGCAGTAATTAGAGCGGTACTGGATGTTAATCCCTCTCTCTTAACTGTTTTGTTGCCTCAGTCTCTTGATAGACAAACTGCGGAGGTTAAGGATCTTCTTGGTAGCGTTTTACATCTAATAGAGAAAGAAGACAATAATGATTTTCCTTTGCCAATGGCAAGCAGTCTTTGTAATCAAGAAATTATTAACAGATGTGATCAATTGATTTGTTTCGCATTTCATGACAGTGAAACATTATTGAGTAGTTGTCATAGTGCTGAAGATATGGGGAAAGTAGTGAGCCTGATGTTTTTTGATTGA